GATTAACCCAGGCGGCGCTGTGCGGCGCGCTGCTGCTATTGGCCGCCGATCTCTGCGCCCAGCGGCTGTTTATGCCTTATCAACTGCCGGTGGGCGTGGTGACCGTCAGCCTCGGCGGGATTTACCTCATCGTCTTGCTCGTTCAGGAGTCACGCAGGAAATGACTGATTCAACCACCCGCTTGCGCGGCGAAAACTTAACCCTCGGCTACGGCAAAAAAATCATTGCCCGTGACTTATCCGTCGCCATTCCGGACGGCCATTTCACCGCGATTATCGGCCCGAACGGCTGCGGCAAATCGACCCTGCTGCGCACCCTGAGCCGCCTGATGACGCCGGCTGAGGGCAGCGTGTTCCTCGACGGGGAGCAGATCCAGCGCTTCGTCAGCAAAGAGGTGGCACGGCGCATCGGGCTGCTGGCGCAAAACGCCACCACGCCGGGAGACATCACGGTGCAGGAGCTGGTCTCGCGCGGACGCTATCCGCATCAGCCGCTGTTTACCCGCTGGCGCAAAGAGGATGACGAGGCGGTGAACCGCGCGATGCAGGCGACGGGCATCACCGATCTTGCCCAGCAGAGCGTGGACACCCTCTCCGGCGGGCAGCGTCAGCGGGCGTGGATCGCGATGGTGCTGGCACAGGAAACGTCGATCATGCTGCTGGACGAGCCGACAACCTGGCTCGACATCAGCCATCAGATTGACCTGCTGGAGCTGCTGAGCGAGCTGAACCGCACGCAGGGGTATACCCTGGCGGCGGTGCTGCACGACTTAAACCAGGCGTGCCGCTACGCCACGCATCTGATTGCGCTTCGCGACGGTGAGATTGTGGCGCAGGGCGCGCCGAAAGAGATTGTGACGCCGGATCTGATCGAGCGGATCTACGGCATGCGCTGCATGATTATTGACGATCCGGTGGCGGGTACGCCGCTGGTGGTGCCGCTGGGCAAGCGTGCGGTCTGATGCCCTCACCCCGGCCCTCTCCCACAGGGAGAGGGAGCACCCCCTCCCCTCGCCCTGTGGGAGAGGCGCTTTTGACGTTACCCCAATATCTCCCTCAACACCGGCCCTATCTTCTCAAACGCCTGCGGTGAAATGATATCCACGTGGGCGCAGTCCTGGCTGTACACCTCAAGCTCCGCCACCCACGGCGCCCAGGCGACCTGCGGATCCATCGTTCGCGTGCGCTCGGCGACAAACAGCGTCGCTTTGCCGTCAAAGCGCGCGCTGCGCGCCGTGGTGAGCAGCCGCACCGCGTCGGCGTAGTTGCCCTCGATAGCGTTAAACAGCTCGCTGGAGCCCTGACCCTGCTGGGCGGCAATAAACGCCTGACGCTCGCGCTCGATTTCCGCCAGCACCTCGGGGTCGAGGCCGTTGGCCTCTTTCTCCGACCAGTTCTGGGTTTCCGGCGGCCAGGTGTCCAGCAGGCCGAGGAAGGCCACCGCTTCACCCTGCTCGCGCAGACGGGCGGCAATACCCTGCGCCAGCGTGCCGCCAAGGGAATAGCCGAAC
This region of Enterobacter asburiae genomic DNA includes:
- the fepC gene encoding iron-enterobactin ABC transporter ATP-binding protein yields the protein MTDSTTRLRGENLTLGYGKKIIARDLSVAIPDGHFTAIIGPNGCGKSTLLRTLSRLMTPAEGSVFLDGEQIQRFVSKEVARRIGLLAQNATTPGDITVQELVSRGRYPHQPLFTRWRKEDDEAVNRAMQATGITDLAQQSVDTLSGGQRQRAWIAMVLAQETSIMLLDEPTTWLDISHQIDLLELLSELNRTQGYTLAAVLHDLNQACRYATHLIALRDGEIVAQGAPKEIVTPDLIERIYGMRCMIIDDPVAGTPLVVPLGKRAV